Proteins encoded by one window of Polaribacter haliotis:
- the ilvD gene encoding dihydroxy-acid dehydratase gives MELNKHSKRLTQDESQPASQAMLYAVGLSDEDMSKAQVGIASTGYDGNPCNMHLNNLAAEVKVESKIAGLVGLGFNTIGVSDGISMGTSGMNYSLASRDIIADSIETVMNAQSYDALVSVVGCDKNMPGAVIAMLRLNRPSIMMYGGTIASGNYKGRKLNIVSAFEALGQKVAGEIEEEEYREIIKRAIPGAGACGGMYTANTMASAIECMGFALPYNSSIPAENPNKLSEAERTALAIKNLLELDLKPLDIISKKSLENAIAIVNALGGSTNAVLHFLAIAHAADIEFTLEDFQRVSDRTPLIADLKPSGKYLMEDVHGVGGTPAIMKYLLDNGYLHGDCMTVTGKTLAENLANVEAMEFEDQDVIYPKDKALKSSGNIQIIYGNLATEGAVAKISGNEGLLFEGKAVVYDGEQAANTGISNGEVERGDVVVIRYVGPKGGPGMPEMLKPTSLIMGAGLGKSVALITDGRFSGGTHGFVVGHITPEAQSGGTIGLLETGDKIRISAEDNSINVLLSDEELAERKSKWVEPALKHNKGILYKYAKSVASASKGCVTDL, from the coding sequence ATGGAATTAAATAAACACAGCAAAAGATTAACACAAGACGAATCTCAACCAGCATCTCAAGCAATGTTATATGCAGTTGGTTTGTCGGATGAAGATATGAGCAAAGCGCAAGTTGGTATTGCAAGTACAGGTTACGATGGTAATCCATGTAACATGCACTTAAACAATTTGGCAGCAGAAGTAAAAGTGGAATCTAAAATTGCAGGTTTAGTCGGTTTAGGATTCAATACAATTGGTGTTTCAGACGGAATTTCAATGGGAACTTCTGGAATGAATTATTCATTAGCTTCCAGAGATATTATTGCAGATTCTATAGAAACAGTTATGAATGCACAAAGTTACGATGCATTGGTTTCTGTGGTTGGTTGCGATAAAAATATGCCAGGAGCAGTTATTGCAATGTTGCGATTAAATCGTCCGTCAATTATGATGTATGGAGGAACAATTGCATCTGGAAATTATAAAGGAAGAAAATTAAATATTGTTTCTGCTTTTGAAGCTTTAGGGCAAAAAGTTGCAGGAGAAATAGAAGAAGAAGAATACAGAGAAATTATAAAAAGAGCAATTCCAGGAGCTGGAGCTTGTGGAGGAATGTACACTGCAAACACAATGGCTTCTGCTATTGAATGTATGGGTTTTGCATTGCCTTACAATTCGTCTATTCCTGCTGAAAATCCGAATAAATTATCGGAAGCAGAAAGAACAGCTTTAGCAATAAAAAATTTATTAGAATTAGATTTAAAACCTTTAGATATCATTTCTAAAAAATCTTTAGAAAATGCAATTGCAATTGTAAATGCTTTAGGTGGTTCTACAAATGCAGTTTTACACTTTTTGGCAATTGCACACGCTGCAGATATCGAATTTACATTAGAAGATTTTCAAAGAGTTTCAGATAGAACGCCATTAATTGCAGATTTAAAACCATCTGGAAAATATTTAATGGAAGATGTTCATGGAGTTGGAGGAACACCAGCAATTATGAAATATTTATTAGACAATGGTTATTTACATGGAGATTGTATGACTGTTACAGGTAAAACTTTAGCAGAAAATTTAGCAAATGTAGAAGCAATGGAGTTTGAAGATCAAGATGTAATTTATCCAAAAGATAAAGCATTAAAATCATCAGGAAATATTCAAATTATATATGGAAACCTTGCAACAGAAGGAGCTGTAGCCAAAATTTCTGGAAATGAAGGTTTATTATTTGAAGGAAAAGCTGTGGTTTATGATGGTGAACAAGCAGCAAATACCGGGATTTCTAACGGAGAAGTAGAAAGAGGAGATGTAGTCGTCATTCGATATGTTGGACCTAAAGGAGGACCAGGAATGCCAGAAATGTTAAAACCAACTTCTTTAATTATGGGAGCAGGTTTAGGAAAATCTGTAGCTTTAATTACAGATGGTCGTTTTTCTGGAGGAACCCATGGTTTTGTGGTCGGACATATTACACCAGAAGCACAATCTGGAGGTACAATTGGTTTGTTAGAAACTGGCGATAAAATTAGAATTAGCGCAGAAGATAACTCTATAAACGTTTTACTTTCTGATGAAGAATTGGCAGAAAGAAAATCGAAATGGGTTGAGCCAGCACTAAAACACAACAAAGGAATTTTATATAAATACGCAAAATCAGTAGCATCAGCTTCAAAAGGTTGTGTAACTGATTTGTAA
- the leuB gene encoding 3-isopropylmalate dehydrogenase: MKYTIAVIPGDGIGPEVTNQAKKALDAVAEVYDHIFLYKEAQMGSCAIDATGNPLPEKTIEICKNADAILFGAIGDPKYDNDPSLRIRPEQGLLRLRKELDLFSNINPVKAYDQLIKNSPLRREIIKGTDILIFRELTAGIYFGKKETSKDGKSAYDVCSYTVDEISRIAHLAFKASQSRRNKVTLIDKSNVLETSKLWRKTVTEIAKQYKNVELEHMYADNAAMKLILNPKKFDVILTENFIGDIISDEASVISGSIGLLASSSIGEDNALFAPVHGTFPEATGKDIANPLASILSAAMMLEHFGLEEEADAIKRAVEKSLDLNISTQDIKGKNKYPAATSKVGDFISDYILNQEDSNINFMNIHAGQSTII; the protein is encoded by the coding sequence ATGAAATACACAATAGCAGTAATTCCAGGAGATGGTATTGGGCCAGAAGTAACCAATCAAGCAAAAAAAGCATTAGATGCAGTTGCAGAAGTGTACGATCATATTTTTTTATACAAAGAAGCTCAAATGGGTTCTTGTGCAATAGATGCAACAGGAAATCCATTACCAGAAAAAACAATTGAAATTTGTAAAAATGCAGATGCAATTTTATTTGGAGCAATTGGCGATCCAAAATACGATAACGATCCATCATTAAGAATTAGGCCAGAACAAGGTTTATTGCGATTAAGAAAAGAATTAGATCTTTTTAGCAACATAAATCCTGTAAAAGCGTACGATCAATTAATTAAAAATTCGCCTTTAAGAAGAGAAATAATTAAAGGAACAGATATTCTTATTTTTAGAGAATTAACAGCCGGAATTTACTTCGGAAAAAAAGAAACAAGCAAAGATGGCAAAAGCGCTTACGATGTTTGTTCTTACACTGTTGACGAGATTTCAAGAATTGCACATTTAGCATTTAAAGCATCTCAAAGTAGAAGAAATAAAGTGACTTTAATCGACAAATCGAACGTATTAGAAACTTCGAAATTGTGGAGAAAAACGGTTACAGAAATTGCAAAACAATACAAAAACGTAGAGTTAGAACACATGTATGCAGATAATGCAGCAATGAAGTTAATTTTAAACCCAAAAAAGTTCGATGTAATTCTTACAGAAAACTTTATTGGAGATATAATTTCAGACGAAGCAAGTGTAATTTCGGGCTCAATTGGTTTGTTGGCATCCTCTTCAATAGGAGAAGATAATGCTTTATTTGCGCCAGTTCATGGTACTTTTCCAGAAGCAACAGGCAAAGATATTGCAAACCCTTTAGCGTCAATTTTGTCTGCAGCTATGATGTTAGAGCATTTTGGTTTAGAGGAAGAAGCAGATGCAATTAAGAGAGCTGTAGAAAAATCTTTGGACTTAAACATATCTACCCAAGACATAAAAGGGAAAAATAAATACCCAGCAGCAACTTCTAAAGTTGGAGATTTTATTTCAGATTATATTCTAAATCAAGAAGATAGTAATATTAACTTTATGAATATTCACGCAGGGCAAAGCACTATTATTTAA
- a CDS encoding 2-isopropylmalate synthase: MQDNQVQIFDTTLRDGEQVPGCKLDTKQKLVIAERLDLLGVNVIEAGFPVSSPGDFTSVSEIAKIVKNATVCGLTRAVENDIKVAAEALKFAKHPRIHTGIGTSDSHIKFKFNSTREKVIERAVKAVSYAKSFVEDIEFYAEDAGRTDNEFLARVCEEVIKAGATVLNIPDTTGYCLPEEYGAKMKYLRENVKGIENVILSCHCHNDLGMATANSIAGVINGARQIECTINGIGERAGNTALEEVVMVLKQHPYLNLETSINTKLLYDTSIMVRESMGMPVQPNKAIVGANAFAHSSGIHQDGVIKNRETYEIMDPEDVGVTESAIVLTARSGRAALAYRAKKIGYELTKIQLDSAYTSFLETADKQKEVKDEDIHQIMKEVNKISKISIA; encoded by the coding sequence ATGCAAGACAATCAAGTTCAAATATTCGACACAACACTAAGAGATGGAGAGCAAGTTCCAGGCTGTAAGTTAGATACAAAACAGAAATTAGTGATTGCAGAGCGATTAGATTTGTTGGGTGTTAATGTAATTGAAGCTGGTTTTCCAGTATCTAGTCCAGGGGATTTTACATCTGTTTCTGAAATTGCAAAAATTGTAAAAAATGCTACAGTTTGTGGGCTAACCAGAGCTGTAGAAAACGATATTAAAGTTGCTGCAGAAGCATTAAAATTTGCAAAACATCCAAGAATTCATACAGGAATTGGAACGAGCGATTCTCATATAAAATTCAAATTTAATTCAACAAGAGAAAAAGTAATAGAACGTGCAGTAAAAGCGGTTTCTTATGCAAAATCTTTTGTGGAAGATATCGAATTTTATGCGGAAGATGCTGGTAGAACAGACAATGAGTTTTTAGCAAGAGTTTGCGAGGAAGTTATTAAAGCAGGTGCAACTGTGTTGAATATTCCAGATACAACAGGATATTGTTTGCCAGAAGAATATGGTGCAAAAATGAAATATTTGCGTGAAAACGTAAAAGGTATCGAAAATGTAATTCTTTCTTGTCATTGTCATAACGATTTAGGAATGGCAACTGCAAACTCAATTGCAGGCGTTATCAATGGTGCTCGTCAAATAGAATGTACCATAAACGGAATTGGAGAAAGAGCAGGAAATACAGCTTTAGAAGAAGTTGTAATGGTGTTAAAGCAACATCCATATTTAAACTTAGAGACATCTATCAATACAAAATTATTGTACGATACTTCTATTATGGTTCGCGAAAGTATGGGAATGCCAGTGCAACCAAATAAGGCAATTGTGGGTGCAAATGCATTTGCTCATAGTTCTGGTATTCATCAAGATGGAGTTATAAAAAATAGAGAAACATACGAAATTATGGATCCTGAAGATGTTGGTGTTACCGAAAGCGCAATTGTTTTAACAGCAAGAAGTGGTAGAGCAGCATTGGCTTACAGAGCTAAAAAAATTGGTTACGAATTAACCAAAATTCAATTAGATAGTGCATATACTTCTTTCTTAGAAACTGCAGATAAACAAAAAGAAGTAAAAGATGAAGATATTCATCAAATAATGAAAGAAGTGAATAAAATTTCTAAAATATCCATTGCTTAA
- the thrA gene encoding bifunctional aspartate kinase/homoserine dehydrogenase I: protein MKVLKFGGSSVANSENIKKVLSIIEKTSETSKIAVIVSAFGKTTNALIEGANLAAAKNEDYKTVLEKLEAHHFKVISDLIPSENQPEVIEYVKELFNHLETIYEGCFLLQELTPKTLATISSFGELLSSYIIAKAANSNFETGYKDSRELIIASDNYLNASVNFAETNKNIEAFFDGNQKQVTLLPGFVGRTIEGKTTTLGRGGSDYTAAIIAAAVNAEELQIWTDVSGMFTANPSVVKQAFPIPHISYHEAMELSHFGAKVIYPPTIQPVLKKEIPIWIKNTFKPEEEGTLIAQETSNNKPVKGISHIENITLITLEGSGMVGIPGFSKRLFEAISFHNINIILITQASSELSICIGIADEDAQKAKAVIDETFEFEIEKQKVNPVKLEQDLCIIALVGDNMKNHQGLSGQMFSSLGKNNVNIRAIAQGSTEKNISAVINKSDAKKALNTLHEQFFEEKIKQINLFVTGVGNVGERFLAQLDQQKKHLKNNLKLKVRVIGLSNSRKMVFDEKGIDLKNWKELLENGEPTSLEKFFNKTKECNLRNSVFVDNTANQAVSEVYENYLRQSIGVVTCNKIACASLLDNYKTLKEVSRRYNAPFLFETNVGAGLPIIDTLKNLINSGDRVHKIQAVLSGSLNFVFNNFNEKSTFHDVVEQAQKEGYTEPDPKIDLSGVDVARKILILARESGYDLELSDISKNAFLPEESLNTSNNDDFYTSLTKNEAHFQQIFKEANDKNCRLKYVAEFADGKANVGLQHIPSDHPFYNLEGSDNIVLFFTDRYPENPLIIKGAGAGADVTASGIFADIIRTTK from the coding sequence ATGAAAGTATTAAAATTCGGCGGTTCTTCTGTCGCAAATTCAGAAAACATAAAAAAGGTTTTATCAATTATTGAAAAAACTTCAGAAACATCTAAAATTGCAGTGATAGTATCTGCTTTCGGAAAAACTACAAATGCTTTAATTGAAGGTGCTAATTTAGCTGCTGCAAAAAACGAAGACTATAAAACCGTTTTAGAGAAGTTAGAAGCGCATCATTTTAAGGTAATTTCAGATTTAATTCCTTCAGAAAATCAACCTGAAGTTATTGAGTATGTAAAAGAACTCTTCAATCATTTAGAAACTATTTACGAAGGTTGTTTCTTATTGCAAGAATTAACGCCAAAAACATTGGCAACAATATCAAGTTTTGGTGAGTTATTATCTTCTTATATTATTGCAAAAGCTGCAAATAGTAATTTTGAAACAGGTTACAAAGATAGTAGAGAACTAATTATTGCTTCTGATAATTACCTAAACGCAAGCGTAAATTTTGCAGAAACAAATAAAAATATTGAAGCTTTTTTTGATGGAAATCAGAAACAGGTTACACTTTTACCTGGTTTTGTAGGAAGAACAATTGAAGGAAAAACGACAACTTTAGGACGTGGAGGATCTGATTATACTGCTGCAATTATTGCTGCTGCTGTAAATGCGGAAGAATTACAAATTTGGACGGACGTTTCTGGAATGTTTACTGCCAACCCAAGTGTTGTAAAACAAGCGTTTCCTATTCCTCATATTTCGTATCACGAAGCAATGGAATTGTCTCATTTTGGTGCGAAAGTTATTTATCCGCCAACCATTCAACCAGTTCTGAAAAAGGAAATTCCTATTTGGATTAAAAACACATTTAAGCCAGAAGAAGAAGGAACTTTAATTGCACAAGAAACAAGCAATAACAAGCCTGTTAAAGGAATTAGCCATATAGAAAACATTACTTTAATTACGTTAGAAGGAAGTGGAATGGTTGGAATTCCTGGTTTTTCTAAACGTTTATTTGAAGCGATTTCTTTTCATAACATCAATATTATTTTAATCACACAAGCTTCGTCAGAATTATCTATTTGTATTGGTATTGCTGATGAAGATGCACAGAAAGCGAAAGCAGTAATTGATGAAACTTTTGAGTTTGAAATCGAAAAGCAAAAAGTAAATCCTGTAAAATTAGAACAAGACTTATGCATTATTGCTTTGGTGGGAGATAATATGAAAAATCACCAAGGTTTAAGCGGACAAATGTTTAGCTCTTTGGGAAAAAATAATGTGAATATTAGAGCAATTGCACAAGGTTCTACAGAGAAAAACATTTCTGCAGTAATTAATAAAAGTGATGCAAAAAAAGCTTTAAACACATTACACGAACAATTTTTTGAAGAAAAAATTAAACAAATAAACCTTTTCGTTACTGGTGTAGGTAATGTTGGTGAGCGATTTTTAGCGCAATTAGACCAACAGAAAAAACACTTAAAAAATAATTTAAAACTAAAAGTTCGTGTGATTGGTTTATCCAACTCTAGAAAAATGGTTTTTGATGAAAAAGGAATCGATTTAAAAAACTGGAAAGAGCTTTTAGAAAACGGAGAACCAACAAGTTTAGAGAAGTTCTTTAACAAGACAAAGGAATGTAATTTAAGAAATAGTGTTTTTGTAGATAATACTGCAAACCAAGCTGTTTCCGAAGTTTATGAGAACTATTTAAGACAAAGTATTGGTGTTGTAACTTGTAATAAAATTGCATGTGCTTCTTTGTTAGACAACTATAAAACGTTGAAAGAAGTTTCAAGAAGATACAATGCTCCATTTTTGTTTGAAACGAATGTTGGTGCAGGTTTACCAATTATAGATACTTTAAAAAACTTGATTAATTCTGGTGATAGAGTTCATAAAATTCAGGCAGTATTATCTGGAAGTTTAAACTTTGTGTTTAATAATTTTAATGAAAAGTCAACTTTTCATGATGTTGTGGAACAGGCACAAAAAGAAGGTTATACAGAGCCAGATCCAAAAATTGATTTAAGTGGAGTTGATGTTGCCAGAAAAATTTTAATTCTTGCCAGAGAAAGTGGTTACGATTTAGAATTAAGCGATATTTCTAAAAACGCTTTTCTTCCTGAAGAAAGTTTAAACACTTCTAATAATGATGATTTCTATACTTCTTTAACAAAGAACGAAGCACATTTTCAACAAATATTTAAAGAAGCAAATGACAAAAATTGTCGTTTAAAATATGTCGCAGAATTTGCAGACGGAAAAGCAAATGTTGGTTTGCAACACATTCCTTCAGACCATCCTTTTTATAATTTAGAAGGAAGTGATAATATTGTTTTATTTTTCACAGATAGATATCCAGAAAACCCTTTAATTATAAAAGGTGCTGGAGCTGGTGCAGATGTTACTGCTTCAGGTATTTTTGCTGATATAATTAGAACTACTAAATAA
- a CDS encoding homoserine kinase has translation MDYLKIFSPATVANVSCGFDSMGFAVDAIGDEMTFTKTAEKGVKITNITGADLTYDVDKNAASAVVKKILLDAKANFGIELTIHKGFSPGSGLGSSAASAAGAAFGVNQFLENKYSELELTKFAMFGEEVACGTPIADNVAAAIYGGFVLVRSYEPLDIIKLPVPEKLRVVAIHPQIEVKTKDAREVLPKEIPLKDAITQWANVGGLVSGLYTNNYELISNSLVDLVAEPARKSLIPFFDEVKESAIKAGALGAGISGSGPTIYALCKGDEIAEKVHSAINETYKNTGIEFEIFISKVNPAGMKIL, from the coding sequence ATGGATTATTTAAAAATATTTTCTCCTGCAACTGTTGCCAATGTTTCCTGCGGATTCGATTCTATGGGTTTTGCTGTGGATGCAATTGGTGATGAAATGACGTTTACAAAAACAGCTGAAAAAGGAGTGAAAATCACCAATATTACTGGTGCAGATTTAACCTACGATGTTGATAAAAATGCAGCAAGTGCAGTTGTAAAAAAGATATTATTAGATGCAAAAGCCAATTTCGGAATTGAATTAACCATCCATAAAGGATTTTCTCCTGGAAGTGGTTTGGGAAGTTCGGCTGCAAGTGCTGCTGGTGCTGCTTTTGGTGTAAATCAGTTTTTAGAAAATAAATATTCTGAATTAGAACTCACTAAATTTGCGATGTTTGGCGAAGAAGTTGCTTGTGGAACTCCAATTGCCGACAATGTTGCAGCAGCAATTTATGGAGGTTTTGTACTCGTAAGAAGCTACGAACCTTTGGATATTATAAAATTGCCAGTTCCAGAAAAATTGAGAGTGGTAGCTATTCATCCTCAAATTGAAGTAAAAACCAAAGATGCCAGAGAAGTTTTGCCAAAAGAAATCCCATTAAAAGATGCAATTACTCAATGGGCAAATGTTGGTGGTTTGGTTAGTGGATTGTACACAAATAATTACGAGTTAATCAGTAATTCTTTGGTAGATCTAGTTGCAGAACCTGCCAGAAAATCTTTAATTCCGTTTTTTGATGAAGTTAAAGAAAGTGCCATAAAAGCTGGAGCATTAGGTGCAGGAATTAGCGGTTCTGGCCCAACAATTTATGCTTTATGTAAAGGGGATGAAATTGCAGAAAAAGTGCATAGTGCTATTAATGAAACGTATAAAAATACTGGAATTGAATTCGAGATCTTTATCTCAAAAGTGAATCCAGCAGGAATGAAAATATTATAA
- the thrC gene encoding threonine synthase, with protein MNYYSLHHKSPKTTFKNAVVEGLAKDRGIYFPETITPLSKDFIDNIENYTNQEIAFEVIKQFVGDEIPTEKLKEIIEETVSFDFPVVKITDNIASLELFHGPTMAFKDVGAKFMAKCLEYFNQGNDKEVTVLVATSGDTGGAVANGFLGAKGVNVVILYPSGKVSDIQEKQLTTLGQNITALEVDGVFDDCQEMVKTAFLDEEITKTLTSANSINVARWLPQMFYFFFTYKELKKLNKELVFSVPSGNFGNICAGIMAQKLGLPVKHFVASTNVNDTVPNYLKDGKYTPKPSKATISNAMDVGNPSNFIRIQELFNNDFEALKNHFSSYSFSDDETREKMKAIYKESGYVADPHGAVGYLGLEKFGLNENEFGVFLETAHPVKFLDVVEGTLPVKVEIPAQIQKVINNKKVAIKASSYEDLKAFLME; from the coding sequence ATGAACTACTACAGTTTACATCATAAATCGCCAAAAACAACTTTTAAAAACGCAGTTGTAGAAGGTTTGGCAAAAGACAGAGGAATTTATTTTCCGGAAACAATTACGCCACTTTCAAAAGATTTTATTGACAATATTGAGAATTACACAAATCAAGAAATTGCTTTTGAAGTCATAAAACAATTTGTGGGTGATGAAATTCCGACTGAAAAATTAAAAGAAATTATTGAAGAAACTGTTTCTTTCGATTTTCCTGTGGTAAAAATTACGGATAATATTGCTTCTTTAGAATTGTTTCATGGACCAACAATGGCTTTTAAAGATGTTGGTGCCAAATTTATGGCAAAATGTTTGGAATATTTCAACCAAGGAAATGATAAAGAAGTTACTGTTTTAGTTGCGACTTCTGGAGATACTGGAGGCGCAGTTGCCAACGGATTTTTAGGTGCAAAAGGCGTAAATGTGGTTATTTTATATCCTTCAGGAAAAGTGAGCGATATTCAAGAAAAACAACTGACAACTTTAGGTCAGAATATTACAGCTTTAGAAGTCGATGGTGTTTTTGATGATTGTCAAGAAATGGTGAAAACTGCTTTTTTAGATGAAGAAATCACGAAGACTTTAACCTCTGCAAATTCTATAAATGTGGCACGTTGGTTGCCACAAATGTTCTACTTTTTCTTTACTTATAAAGAATTAAAAAAACTAAATAAAGAATTAGTTTTCTCTGTACCAAGCGGAAATTTTGGGAATATTTGTGCAGGAATTATGGCACAAAAATTAGGTTTGCCAGTTAAACATTTTGTGGCTTCTACAAATGTAAATGACACTGTTCCTAATTATTTAAAAGACGGAAAATATACTCCAAAACCATCTAAAGCAACCATTTCTAATGCAATGGACGTTGGAAACCCAAGTAATTTTATTAGAATTCAGGAATTGTTTAACAACGATTTTGAGGCTTTAAAAAATCATTTTTCTTCATACAGTTTTTCTGATGATGAAACACGCGAAAAAATGAAAGCGATTTACAAAGAATCTGGTTATGTTGCAGATCCTCATGGAGCAGTTGGTTATTTAGGTTTAGAAAAATTCGGTTTAAATGAAAACGAATTTGGTGTGTTTTTAGAAACTGCACATCCTGTAAAGTTTTTAGATGTTGTAGAAGGAACTTTACCTGTTAAGGTTGAAATTCCTGCACAGATTCAGAAAGTAATTAACAATAAAAAAGTAGCTATTAAGGCTTCTTCTTATGAAGATTTAAAGGCTTTTTTGATGGAATAA
- a CDS encoding carbohydrate kinase family protein: MSKIVCFGEVLWDVFPTHKKIGGAPLNVASRLSSFNQEVVMISAVGDDKPGEKLIEYLVENNVNTEHIQTKKEYQTGKVKVMLNEKGSASYDIKYPRAWDKIRFTEGARNAVKSADAFVFGSLVARDETSRDTLYQLIELAKYKIFDLNLRPPYYTTDVLIHLMEKANFIKFNDDELFEVCKEMGSKYNSLEQNLKFIAEKTNTKHICVTKGSHGAVLLHGGDLYYNSGFLIKVVDTVGAGDSFLGSLISQLLNEVKPQEAIDFACAVGALVAQSEGANPVITEEQIQKFVNPYS, from the coding sequence ATGTCAAAAATAGTTTGTTTTGGAGAAGTGTTATGGGATGTTTTTCCTACTCACAAAAAAATAGGAGGCGCACCTTTAAACGTTGCAAGCAGATTAAGTTCTTTTAATCAGGAAGTAGTTATGATTAGTGCAGTTGGAGATGATAAACCTGGTGAAAAACTAATTGAGTATTTAGTAGAAAATAATGTTAATACAGAGCATATTCAAACTAAAAAAGAATATCAAACAGGTAAAGTAAAAGTAATGTTAAATGAAAAAGGTTCTGCTTCATATGATATTAAATATCCTAGAGCATGGGATAAAATTCGTTTTACTGAAGGGGCTAGAAATGCAGTAAAATCTGCAGATGCTTTTGTATTTGGAAGCTTGGTGGCTAGAGATGAAACCTCTAGAGATACCTTGTATCAATTAATTGAATTAGCTAAATATAAAATTTTTGACCTTAATTTAAGACCACCTTATTACACCACTGATGTTTTAATTCACTTAATGGAGAAAGCAAACTTTATTAAGTTTAATGATGATGAATTATTTGAGGTTTGTAAAGAGATGGGTTCTAAGTACAATTCTTTAGAGCAAAACTTAAAATTTATAGCAGAAAAAACAAATACTAAACATATTTGTGTTACTAAAGGTTCTCATGGTGCAGTTCTACTTCATGGAGGAGATTTGTATTATAACAGTGGTTTCTTAATTAAAGTTGTAGATACTGTTGGTGCTGGAGACTCTTTTTTAGGTTCATTAATAAGTCAATTATTAAATGAAGTAAAACCCCAAGAAGCTATAGATTTTGCCTGCGCAGTTGGTGCATTGGTTGCTCAAAGCGAAGGAGCAAATCCGGTTATAACTGAAGAGCAGATTCAAAAATTTGTAAATCCGTATTCATAA